Sequence from the Sphingobacteriaceae bacterium GW460-11-11-14-LB5 genome:
TACGGTTTGTTCCATTAAAACAAGTAATTTATGGGGTTTGTATTTTGCTCCGTTAAACGGATTGCAAAGTTAGTAAATTTTTTCTGAATAATTTCAAGCAATAAATTTGAGGTAAATTGTTCAGTTTCAAAGTGTCCGATGTCGGCAATGATCAGTTTTTCCTCTGCATCAAAAAACTCGTGATATTTAAAATCGGCAGTGATAAAAGCATCCGCCCCCGCAGCAATGGCCTCTTTTAAAAGGAAGCTTCCTGAGCCACCACAAACGGCCACTTTTTTGATTCTTTTACCAATTACCTCGGTATGCCTAACCACTTTGGCCTGCATCCTGTCTTTTACCAGGTGTAAAAAATCATAGGCATCCATATCATACTCCAGCCAGCCCACCATACCCGAGCCCACCAGCTGGTGTTTATTTTCGAGTTTGTAAATATCGTAAGCGACTTCTTCATAAGGATGGTTTTCGAACAGTGCAACCAGAATTTTGCGTTCGGCTTGTGTAGGGTAAACCATTTCAATCCGCACTTCTGCCTCGCGATGACGAATTCCTCTTTCACCCACAAAAGGGTCTGAATCTTCGTTACCCTTAAATGTACCAAAACCATCGGCATTGAAACTGCATTCGCTATAGTTGCCAATATTGCCTGCACCCGCATAAAACAATGCAGACCGCAATTGCTCTGCCTGGGCCTGCGGACAATAGGTAACCAGTTTTTTCAAAAGACCTGTTTTAGGTGAAAGTACTTTGGTACCTGTTAAGCCTAAACGCTCACAAATCCTCGCATTTACGCCGGTATGGATACTATCAAGATTGGTATGGATGGCATAAAGCGCAATATTATTTCTAATGGCTTTAAGCACTACCCGTTCCACATAATTTTTACCGTTGAGCTTTTTTAAACCTTTAAAAACAATTGGATGGTGTGTAATAATCAGGTTGCAGCCTGTCGAAATCGCCTCGTCTACAATCTTTTCTACACAATCTAAAGCGACCAAAGCACCGCGGATTTCCATATTCGGATCGCCAACAATTAAACCAGAGTTGTCATAATCTTCCTGATAATTAAGTGGTGCGATGCTTTCTAAATAGTTCGTTATTTCGGCTAATTTCATTTGATAAATATATAGATAATGTATTTTTCCTATTTATTGTTAGACTTTGTTTTCTATATAATTCAAGAGCCATTTGTTGTATTATGAATTCTCCTTTAATTATTTAGCGTAAGTTTTCTAATTTTTTTTGGTCCGGCACCAAATAACAACCCACCATTTTGTATGAAAATAATATCACCATTAGCTTTTGCAGCTAGAGAACCAAGTCCTCCCAAACCAGAAATTCTGGCATTATAATAGTCTGGACCATGGCCAGTCTGCTTTCCATACCCAGCAATAGTACTAATTTTATTATCGCTTGATGATAGCTTTCTGATGACAGCATTTCCAATGTCAGAAATAAACACGTTCCCTAAATCATCAACAG
This genomic interval carries:
- a CDS encoding Nif3-like dinuclear metal center hexameric protein; its protein translation is MKLAEITNYLESIAPLNYQEDYDNSGLIVGDPNMEIRGALVALDCVEKIVDEAISTGCNLIITHHPIVFKGLKKLNGKNYVERVVLKAIRNNIALYAIHTNLDSIHTGVNARICERLGLTGTKVLSPKTGLLKKLVTYCPQAQAEQLRSALFYAGAGNIGNYSECSFNADGFGTFKGNEDSDPFVGERGIRHREAEVRIEMVYPTQAERKILVALFENHPYEEVAYDIYKLENKHQLVGSGMVGWLEYDMDAYDFLHLVKDRMQAKVVRHTEVIGKRIKKVAVCGGSGSFLLKEAIAAGADAFITADFKYHEFFDAEEKLIIADIGHFETEQFTSNLLLEIIQKKFTNFAIRLTEQNTNPINYLF